From a single Nostoc edaphicum CCNP1411 genomic region:
- a CDS encoding AAA-like domain-containing protein: MTIDEIVLLLKASQANGLTTLQELILRSSWEGKTYANIACEADYGEERVKKIAAHLWQLLSCLSKEPINKSNFRQTLENHHLSKAHQQLVKEFNRAATAISLEFPSGSVSLNSRFYISRPPIEELAYAEMAEAGSVICIKAPKKMGKSSLVLRLLARAKKQGFHTVTLDFQQADKAVFASLDKFLRWLCANVSRELQLEPKLNDYWHEDMGSKVSCSIYFQQYLLPALSSPLVLVLNEVDWVFEYQEIAGEFLPLVRSWHEQAKRVEIWQKLRLVLVYSTEILIPTKLTQSPFNIGLTINLPPFTKEQVQDLAQRHGLDWTDGKDADSLMAMVGGNPYLVRLALYHFVGKGGLQRDLRQLLQQATTEAGIYHDYLKQYVLALRDEPELGNAFYEVINTTSYVKLEPALAYKLQSIGLINLEGDVNDGLRLRSTPACELYRLYFRQYLKKSEHFNNSYVERLKQENQQLFVLSSLDELTQLVNRRYFQTYLQIEWQRSARQSTPISLILCDIDYFKIYNKTYGNSAGDECLRQIANTICNCINHSPNNSSFSYSKSMISSTASAFVISQRGDFREESSRVLVARYGGEEFAILAQVEITVAMDIAEHIRDQVKALGIKCEYPSIGGLPAAVLTVSLGVASVIPAIETEPATLVNAAEEALYKAKRKGRDRVVV, translated from the coding sequence ATGACTATAGATGAAATAGTATTGCTACTAAAAGCCAGTCAAGCAAACGGTTTAACGACACTCCAAGAGTTGATATTGCGTTCTTCGTGGGAAGGAAAAACCTATGCCAATATAGCCTGTGAAGCTGACTACGGCGAAGAACGTGTCAAGAAAATTGCTGCTCATTTATGGCAATTATTAAGCTGTTTATCCAAAGAACCGATAAATAAGTCCAATTTCCGTCAGACTCTAGAAAATCATCATCTCAGCAAAGCACATCAGCAGTTAGTTAAAGAATTCAACCGAGCAGCTACGGCGATATCCTTAGAATTTCCTAGTGGGTCAGTATCCCTTAATTCCAGATTTTACATCTCTCGCCCGCCAATTGAAGAACTTGCTTACGCAGAAATGGCTGAAGCTGGGAGTGTCATTTGCATCAAAGCACCCAAGAAGATGGGGAAAAGCTCTCTGGTTCTCCGGTTACTTGCACGCGCTAAGAAACAAGGCTTTCACACCGTAACTTTGGACTTTCAGCAAGCAGATAAAGCAGTTTTTGCCAGTTTGGATAAATTTTTGCGCTGGTTATGTGCCAACGTCAGTCGGGAGTTACAGCTAGAACCAAAACTCAATGATTATTGGCACGAAGATATGGGTAGCAAAGTCAGCTGCTCTATCTATTTCCAACAATATTTACTGCCTGCACTCTCAAGTCCCCTTGTTTTGGTATTAAATGAAGTGGATTGGGTGTTTGAGTATCAGGAAATAGCTGGAGAATTTTTACCGTTAGTGCGATCGTGGCATGAACAAGCCAAAAGGGTAGAAATTTGGCAAAAGCTGCGTCTGGTTCTGGTTTATTCAACGGAAATTCTGATTCCCACAAAACTGACTCAATCGCCGTTTAATATTGGTTTAACAATTAATTTACCTCCCTTTACCAAAGAGCAGGTGCAGGATTTAGCCCAACGTCACGGTTTGGATTGGACAGATGGTAAAGATGCCGACAGTTTGATGGCAATGGTGGGAGGAAATCCTTATTTAGTGCGATTGGCACTGTATCACTTTGTGGGTAAAGGTGGATTACAACGGGATTTAAGACAGCTATTGCAACAAGCAACCACAGAAGCCGGAATTTATCACGATTATTTAAAGCAGTATGTGTTAGCACTACGAGATGAGCCAGAATTGGGAAATGCTTTTTATGAAGTAATTAATACTACAAGTTATGTGAAATTAGAGCCAGCATTGGCATATAAATTACAGAGTATAGGGTTAATTAATTTAGAAGGCGATGTCAACGACGGGCTACGCCTACGCAGTACTCCTGCGTGTGAATTATATCGTTTATATTTCCGACAATATCTGAAAAAAAGTGAGCATTTCAACAATAGTTATGTTGAACGGTTGAAACAAGAAAATCAACAGTTGTTTGTCCTCTCTAGCTTAGATGAACTAACTCAATTAGTTAATCGCCGCTACTTTCAAACCTACCTACAAATTGAGTGGCAAAGATCCGCTCGTCAAAGCACTCCCATATCACTGATTTTGTGCGATATTGACTATTTTAAAATTTATAATAAAACTTACGGAAATTCGGCAGGAGATGAGTGTTTACGGCAAATCGCTAATACTATCTGTAACTGCATCAACCACTCACCAAATAATAGCAGTTTTTCATACAGTAAGAGCATGATTTCTTCTACTGCTAGTGCTTTTGTGATTTCCCAGAGAGGAGATTTTAGAGAAGAAAGCAGTAGAGTGTTAGTGGCTCGTTACGGTGGTGAAGAATTCGCCATTCTTGCTCAAGTAGAGATTACGGTTGCAATGGACATTGCCGAACATATTCGAGATCAAGTAAAAGCTTTAGGGATTAAGTGTGAGTATCCTAGCATTGGTGGTTTACCTGCTGCTGTTTTAACTGTGAGTTTAGGAGTGGCTAGTGTTATTCCGGCAATAGAAACTGAGCCTGCTACTTTAGTTAATGCTGCCGAGGAAGCACTCTATAAAGCAAAAAGAAAAGGACGCGATCGCGTTGTAGTTTAA
- a CDS encoding PAS domain-containing sensor histidine kinase yields MHIEEPTTHEPEVPLSVKDSPSLPEPKDLSQENLDACQYSQAALQMALIASGLGLWDWNLITDKTYYDPQWKHILGYEVDEIDNDYKSFEQLIHPQDLPRIRQVLHDYLQGCTPVFEVEFRMLTKSGEWKWILTCGKVFQWDKSGKPVRMAGTHKDITQDKAMSTTGCAYATQQYQQFEQLQREIAQRQSTEDQIREKSQQLETTLDELKYTQKQLLQNQKMANLGQLVADMANEINNPVSFIYGNLHPASQYAEDLIRIIELYQHHYPTPSPVIALHLQHLDLSFVKTDFLKLLWSMRAGSERVKEIVFALQNFSSSDEGQMKKVDLHKGIDSVLRILQHRLKEKPDRAGIEVIKTFGELPLIECYPGELNQVFMNILTNAIDALEERMKHDYSFTPKILINTEIVSSHLSLVNSNEPWVNDKRLGKKHKIIIRIFDNGKGILPHIQRHIFEPFFTTKPVGKGQGLGLSISRQIIVEKHQGKLKCNSQLGQGTELVIEMNTTARHYAAMRKHASF; encoded by the coding sequence ATGCATATCGAAGAACCCACTACCCATGAACCGGAAGTTCCATTGTCAGTAAAAGATTCGCCGAGTTTGCCAGAACCAAAAGACTTATCTCAAGAAAATTTAGATGCTTGTCAATACTCACAAGCCGCCTTACAAATGGCATTAATCGCCAGTGGCTTGGGGTTGTGGGATTGGAATCTCATAACTGACAAAACCTATTATGATCCTCAGTGGAAGCACATTCTGGGATATGAAGTAGACGAAATCGACAACGATTATAAATCCTTTGAGCAACTTATACATCCACAAGATTTACCCAGAATTCGCCAGGTATTGCACGATTATCTCCAAGGATGCACACCAGTGTTTGAAGTTGAATTCAGAATGTTGACCAAATCCGGGGAGTGGAAGTGGATTCTGACTTGTGGCAAAGTATTTCAGTGGGATAAATCCGGGAAACCAGTGCGGATGGCGGGGACGCACAAGGATATTACTCAGGATAAGGCGATGTCTACGACGGGCTGCGCCTACGCTACTCAACAATACCAACAATTTGAACAACTCCAAAGAGAAATTGCCCAACGCCAATCTACCGAAGACCAAATTAGGGAAAAATCACAGCAGCTAGAAACTACCCTTGATGAACTCAAATATACCCAAAAGCAGTTATTGCAAAACCAGAAAATGGCTAATCTCGGTCAACTGGTGGCGGATATGGCTAACGAAATTAACAACCCGGTTAGCTTCATCTACGGCAATCTCCATCCCGCCAGTCAATATGCTGAAGACTTAATCAGAATCATAGAACTTTACCAACATCACTATCCCACACCCAGCCCAGTCATTGCCTTACATCTGCAACACCTCGACCTTAGTTTTGTGAAAACAGACTTTTTAAAATTGTTGTGGTCAATGCGAGCTGGCTCTGAGCGCGTCAAAGAAATTGTTTTCGCCTTGCAGAATTTTTCAAGCTCCGACGAAGGTCAAATGAAAAAGGTTGACCTGCATAAAGGAATTGATAGTGTTCTGAGAATTTTACAGCATCGTCTGAAAGAAAAACCTGATAGAGCCGGGATTGAAGTAATTAAAACTTTTGGTGAATTACCCTTAATCGAATGTTACCCTGGTGAACTAAATCAGGTATTTATGAATATCTTAACTAATGCTATTGATGCCTTAGAAGAGAGGATGAAACATGATTATTCTTTTACTCCCAAAATTTTGATTAATACAGAAATTGTTAGCAGTCATTTATCATTGGTCAATAGTAATGAACCTTGGGTAAATGATAAACGACTAGGAAAAAAACACAAAATTATAATTCGCATTTTTGACAATGGCAAAGGGATACTTCCCCATATCCAAAGACATATATTTGAACCATTTTTTACGACCAAACCAGTAGGCAAAGGTCAAGGATTAGGGCTATCAATTAGTCGGCAAATTATAGTTGAAAAACATCAAGGTAAACTGAAGTGTAATTCTCAATTAGGTCAAGGTACAGAGTTGGTCATTGAAATGAATACAACAGCAAGACACTATGCCGCTATGAGAAAACACGCCAGCTTTTAG
- a CDS encoding PRC-barrel domain-containing protein → MRKGSDVIDKVVVTYDTGEKVVRIIDLIFDQKRNQLLGFLVAEKGLFRDAKVIPLEEVQAIGLDAIVVNSKESVVKAHRVPAIKEILHQNIVLRKKRILTTEGLDLGGLVDLFFDEHSGLVEGYEVSGGVFADAYSGRSFVPAREALKIGYDVAFVPPETSQMMEEQIGGIRGAVQATGDRLQESAETTNRRLQTASQTVNEQMQSSVESMNRVLQEASQNAGEQLQAVTDATSSKLQDLNRDATASLTNNLVDPAEQKVYVIGKYVERDVLTPDGNVLLLQGQEVTLVDAEAADRMGILDELYRATGGSLTVNISRNLQAATESTSNRIGSLTHSSAANLRHSLDSLVGHVAIQQARGRRVVQTVRANDGLIIAASGQIVTESLLDRAQTYGKEAELLNAVGLTLATAVGSTASDRWLENKVQLRDGASIAQENLNTFWQALKAKAENLQGRGTRAMKKQRIEQALGRPVTRVILDPEDNVILNVGELITHRAVSQAEESGVLNILLSSVYTKEPQISDQELRASEYGMAALAHHGNGVK, encoded by the coding sequence ATGCGTAAAGGTAGTGATGTTATAGATAAAGTTGTCGTTACCTACGACACAGGCGAGAAAGTTGTCCGAATTATAGATTTAATTTTTGACCAGAAACGCAATCAACTTTTGGGTTTTCTCGTTGCAGAAAAAGGACTATTTCGAGATGCAAAAGTGATTCCTCTGGAAGAAGTGCAAGCGATTGGGTTAGATGCGATTGTAGTTAACTCGAAAGAATCTGTTGTTAAAGCACATCGTGTCCCTGCAATTAAAGAGATTCTGCACCAAAATATTGTGCTGAGAAAAAAGAGAATTCTGACTACTGAGGGACTTGACCTTGGTGGATTGGTCGATTTGTTCTTCGATGAGCATAGTGGACTGGTGGAAGGATACGAAGTTTCTGGTGGTGTATTTGCCGATGCTTACTCAGGGCGATCGTTCGTTCCTGCTCGTGAAGCCCTGAAAATTGGTTATGATGTTGCCTTTGTACCTCCAGAAACCTCTCAAATGATGGAAGAACAGATCGGTGGTATCCGAGGAGCAGTTCAGGCAACTGGAGATAGATTACAGGAATCAGCTGAGACTACCAATCGCAGACTACAAACAGCATCTCAAACTGTGAATGAGCAGATGCAAAGCTCAGTAGAGAGTATGAACCGTGTGCTACAGGAAGCAAGTCAGAATGCAGGTGAGCAATTGCAAGCTGTAACTGATGCCACTAGCAGCAAACTGCAAGACCTCAATCGAGATGCAACTGCTTCCCTAACAAACAATTTGGTTGATCCTGCCGAGCAAAAGGTATATGTGATTGGCAAGTATGTTGAGCGGGATGTGCTGACTCCAGACGGGAATGTACTGCTACTACAGGGGCAGGAAGTGACGCTAGTCGATGCAGAAGCGGCTGATCGCATGGGTATCCTTGATGAACTCTATCGAGCTACGGGTGGCAGTCTGACTGTCAATATCAGTCGCAATTTGCAAGCAGCAACAGAATCTACTAGCAATCGAATTGGGAGCCTAACTCACAGTAGCGCCGCTAATCTGCGTCACTCGCTTGATTCGCTAGTAGGACATGTGGCGATCCAGCAGGCAAGAGGGCGTAGAGTCGTACAAACAGTGCGTGCCAACGATGGCTTAATTATTGCGGCATCTGGGCAAATTGTAACGGAATCCCTTCTTGATCGGGCCCAGACTTACGGTAAAGAAGCAGAATTGCTGAACGCTGTCGGTCTGACTCTGGCAACGGCAGTCGGTTCTACCGCAAGTGACAGATGGTTAGAAAACAAAGTTCAACTGCGCGACGGGGCAAGTATTGCTCAAGAGAATCTCAACACTTTTTGGCAAGCCTTGAAAGCGAAGGCAGAAAACTTACAAGGACGCGGCACACGAGCAATGAAGAAGCAACGGATTGAACAAGCTCTGGGTCGTCCAGTTACCCGTGTCATTCTTGACCCAGAAGACAACGTGATTCTGAATGTAGGTGAATTGATTACACATCGCGCTGTTAGTCAAGCTGAAGAAAGTGGAGTTCTGAATATCTTACTGAGTTCGGTCTATACCAAGGAGCCACAAATCTCTGATCAGGAGTTACGTGCTTCAGAATATGGAATGGCAGCCTTGGCGCATCATGGTAATGGGGTAAAATGA
- a CDS encoding GNAT family N-acetyltransferase: MNESNAHAFLSWRYEPLYDLYNYSEPEANLLQHILHPQNTFYSILDENGELVAYCSFGQDGQVSGGDYHEQALDIGMGIRPDLTGRGKGAEYANAVLEFADSLFQPKAFRVTIAAFNKRAIRVWQKLGFKHQQSFERGSDGMQFIVLLRADCCKTSPNLENLA; encoded by the coding sequence ATGAATGAGAGTAATGCACACGCTTTCCTAAGTTGGCGATACGAGCCGCTCTATGATTTATATAACTACTCAGAGCCAGAAGCTAATCTACTACAACATATTCTGCACCCCCAGAACACCTTTTACAGTATTCTGGATGAGAATGGCGAGTTGGTAGCTTACTGTTCTTTTGGACAAGATGGACAGGTAAGTGGTGGTGATTACCATGAGCAGGCGTTGGATATTGGTATGGGGATTCGCCCTGACTTGACCGGACGAGGAAAAGGCGCTGAGTATGCCAATGCCGTATTGGAATTTGCAGATAGTTTATTTCAGCCAAAAGCTTTTCGGGTAACAATTGCGGCATTCAACAAGCGTGCGATACGGGTATGGCAGAAATTGGGATTCAAGCATCAGCAATCCTTTGAGCGAGGAAGTGATGGAATGCAATTTATCGTGTTGTTACGAGCAGACTGCTGTAAGACATCGCCCAATTTGGAAAATTTAGCTTAG
- a CDS encoding cytochrome b/b6 domain-containing protein — protein sequence MNSTVPSQTRKPPTQAIGAKIFHWCNIISLFIMLTSGLQIYNANPVFGGRAGLHIPPIFTLGGWLAGGRHWHFAAMWLFSLNLLWYGIYILITRRWRHRFVGANDFKALQKTQNSKRLIYAWHRIAYTAIIPILLLALFTGIGMYKPAQFPWIVDLFGNWQALRIVHFASVPLVILFAVIHSRLGQKAGGTQLTESMF from the coding sequence ATGAATTCGACCGTTCCTTCTCAAACTCGAAAGCCACCCACTCAAGCAATAGGAGCCAAAATTTTCCACTGGTGTAACATCATTAGTCTATTTATCATGCTCACCAGTGGACTACAAATTTACAACGCCAACCCTGTTTTTGGTGGACGTGCAGGTTTGCACATTCCTCCGATATTTACTTTAGGAGGTTGGCTTGCAGGAGGTAGACACTGGCATTTTGCAGCAATGTGGCTATTCTCCCTAAATCTCTTGTGGTATGGAATTTACATTTTAATTACCCGGCGTTGGCGACATCGGTTTGTCGGTGCTAATGACTTCAAAGCATTACAAAAAACTCAAAATTCTAAGCGTCTAATTTATGCTTGGCATCGGATTGCATATACAGCAATTATTCCTATTTTGCTGCTGGCCTTATTTACAGGAATAGGAATGTATAAACCTGCTCAGTTTCCCTGGATAGTGGATTTGTTTGGCAATTGGCAAGCATTGCGAATCGTTCACTTTGCCTCAGTACCGCTGGTTATCTTATTTGCAGTGATTCACTCTCGATTAGGGCAAAAAGCTGGAGGCACTCAACTAACAGAATCAATGTTTTAG
- a CDS encoding bifunctional orotidine-5'-phosphate decarboxylase/orotate phosphoribosyltransferase: MNFFDKLNGNILQNQSLLFVGLDPNPEMMPVRYESEELIAGLEKWLQFIIAETADFVCAYKPTLGFYEALGIPGLELLYKTLAAIPAHIPVILDAKHSDLNTSTIFARTVFTEWQVDAITLSPYTGQDHVAPFLVYPDKAVFILCCTSNPGAEALQQYPTNESPLYLQVVKESKTWGTPEQLGLEVGTTNPEVLGLIRAIAPERIIMARSIWAEGQSLKQILEVGLNANGDGLLIPVPQDMLGNTQLSEQIQSLRAEINQIKAEIIHENSTCSVWFPDVCLLNQHPHQDLILQLYDIDCIMFGSFVQASGAIFPYYIDLRKIISNPQVFNQVLTAYEDILKNLNFDRLAGIPYGSLPTATGLALRLHCPMIFPRKEVKAHGTRRVIEGNFHPGETVVVVDDILISGKSVMEGAGKLESAGLNVNDIVVFIDHEQGVKARLQQNGYRSHAVLTISEITNTLYQAGRINEEQFLAFAES, from the coding sequence ATGAACTTTTTTGATAAATTGAATGGAAATATCTTGCAAAATCAAAGCTTACTATTTGTAGGACTTGATCCAAATCCAGAGATGATGCCTGTGCGGTATGAATCTGAAGAACTCATCGCTGGTTTGGAGAAGTGGTTACAATTCATTATTGCTGAAACTGCTGATTTCGTTTGTGCTTATAAACCAACACTTGGCTTTTACGAAGCGTTAGGTATTCCAGGTTTAGAACTGCTGTACAAAACTTTAGCAGCTATTCCAGCCCACATCCCAGTTATTTTAGATGCCAAACACAGTGACTTAAATACTAGTACTATTTTTGCTCGGACTGTGTTTACAGAATGGCAGGTAGATGCAATCACTCTCAGTCCCTACACAGGACAAGATCATGTAGCACCTTTTTTGGTCTATCCTGATAAAGCGGTATTTATCTTATGCTGTACTTCTAATCCAGGTGCAGAAGCTTTACAGCAATATCCTACAAATGAATCACCTCTTTATTTACAGGTGGTAAAAGAATCAAAAACTTGGGGAACTCCAGAACAATTGGGTTTGGAAGTGGGAACTACAAATCCTGAAGTTTTAGGACTTATTCGAGCGATCGCGCCGGAACGAATTATTATGGCGCGTAGCATCTGGGCAGAGGGTCAAAGCCTGAAGCAAATTTTAGAAGTAGGCTTGAATGCTAACGGTGATGGTTTGCTGATTCCTGTTCCTCAAGATATGTTGGGAAACACACAATTATCTGAGCAAATCCAGTCTCTACGTGCAGAAATTAATCAAATAAAAGCTGAAATTATTCACGAAAATTCCACATGTTCTGTGTGGTTTCCTGATGTTTGTTTACTCAATCAGCATCCCCACCAGGATTTGATTTTACAACTTTATGATATTGACTGCATTATGTTTGGCAGCTTTGTCCAAGCATCGGGAGCTATATTTCCTTATTACATCGACTTACGCAAAATTATTTCCAATCCTCAAGTTTTTAATCAAGTTCTCACAGCTTATGAGGATATTTTGAAAAACCTGAATTTTGATAGGTTAGCAGGTATTCCTTATGGTTCTTTACCTACTGCGACTGGTTTAGCTTTGCGCCTTCATTGTCCAATGATTTTCCCTCGTAAAGAGGTAAAGGCACACGGAACGCGGAGAGTAATTGAAGGTAACTTTCACCCTGGTGAAACAGTTGTAGTAGTTGACGATATTCTCATCAGTGGCAAAAGTGTCATGGAAGGGGCAGGAAAGTTAGAATCAGCAGGATTAAATGTTAATGATATTGTAGTATTTATCGACCATGAACAAGGGGTAAAAGCTAGATTACAGCAAAATGGTTATCGGAGTCATGCGGTTTTAACTATTTCAGAAATTACTAATACTCTGTATCAAGCAGGGCGAATAAATGAGGAGCAATTTTTAGCTTTTGCTGAAAGTTAA
- a CDS encoding AI-2E family transporter — MNFSLNQLLRWLIFTLLFPLAFLNGWLVFLLVKNFQPVVTILVLATLLAFVLNYPVSIIQKRGLKRGYAVALVFISALIIIVALGITLLPIILEQFNEMVKVFPQWIDSSEEKLQIVNEWFFRHRINVNLSQLLVQINDQLPNELEFISDKLLSIIIDTIDSVSEALIIVVLTFYLLLDGPRIWEGIFKKLPGSLAQQVSQSIQQNFQNYLIGQGTLALLMGVSITLLFLGFQVQFALLFGLGVGLLSLIPFGDVVSLVVITFIIATHNFWLAVKVFAVAVVIDQLIDQAIAPRLLGKFTGIRPIWVLIALLVGTNVGGVLGLVIAVPVAGFLKDVADGFSKSSDSDNAVNGEAASELLAEESISP; from the coding sequence ATGAATTTTTCACTGAATCAACTACTTAGATGGTTAATTTTTACGCTACTATTTCCTCTAGCTTTTCTTAATGGTTGGCTAGTATTTTTACTCGTTAAAAATTTTCAACCTGTCGTCACAATTCTTGTCTTGGCTACTTTGCTGGCATTCGTTTTAAACTATCCTGTTTCAATTATCCAAAAGCGAGGACTTAAACGTGGCTATGCAGTAGCGTTAGTTTTTATATCAGCATTGATAATTATCGTTGCTCTGGGTATCACTTTACTGCCCATTATTTTAGAGCAGTTTAATGAGATGGTTAAAGTCTTTCCCCAATGGATTGATTCTAGCGAAGAAAAACTTCAGATTGTAAATGAATGGTTTTTTAGACATAGAATAAATGTGAATTTAAGTCAGTTATTAGTGCAAATTAATGACCAATTACCCAATGAATTAGAGTTTATTTCAGATAAACTTTTAAGCATTATTATAGATACAATTGATAGTGTTTCTGAGGCGTTAATCATAGTAGTGCTGACTTTTTACCTGTTGTTAGATGGCCCAAGAATTTGGGAGGGTATATTTAAGAAGTTACCTGGAAGTCTAGCTCAACAGGTAAGCCAGTCTATTCAGCAAAACTTCCAAAATTATTTGATTGGTCAGGGAACTTTAGCTTTGCTGATGGGTGTTTCAATAACATTATTGTTTTTAGGTTTTCAAGTCCAGTTTGCTTTACTTTTTGGTTTGGGAGTTGGGCTTTTGAGCTTAATTCCCTTTGGTGATGTCGTCAGTCTTGTTGTAATAACTTTCATCATAGCCACACATAACTTTTGGTTAGCAGTAAAGGTTTTTGCGGTAGCTGTTGTCATTGACCAGTTAATTGATCAGGCGATCGCACCACGTCTTTTAGGTAAATTTACTGGTATTCGACCAATATGGGTGTTAATTGCTTTGCTTGTCGGAACAAATGTTGGTGGAGTCTTAGGTTTGGTAATAGCAGTACCTGTAGCTGGTTTTCTCAAAGATGTAGCAGATGGGTTTTCTAAATCTAGTGATTCCGATAATGCTGTTAATGGTGAAGCAGCATCAGAATTGTTGGCAGAAGAATCAATCTCGCCATGA
- a CDS encoding pentapeptide repeat-containing protein, which yields MTAFNFSEQSLVGNNFNGQNLNGSNFFKATLTNVQFVNTGLRGTNFEEAKLFNVNASGAIFAPNNNFSQPANLFKVTLENVNFSGANLRQANLSLINTKFINLSNANLTNANLREANLSGEQSERPNLRGANFTGADLFKAKLKAADFTGATLVNASFLEAELDSTILVNVDATGADFRLTNLTDFTLQNSIFDLANFSDLSISDVELLNPTQSGNVKFRGANFSNVSAEDLILTGADFSSFIDANGNVTVTNLSGADFADTDLSGANFTQANAEGLFFNGLAVGANFTDANLRNANLSKGDFTDAIFVGADLTGAIADDAIGLDIGDEFNNTLTGTSNNDNLFGFAGNDTLIGNAGNDYLDGGLGADSLFGGGGNDTLFGGAGADNLTGGAGNDYLNGGAGNDTLTGGNGSDTIRYNLGDGQDRINEFVTGAGGDILSFGGIAAIDVRIVNGNSQFRLGDGIVNNANFGTGQLLFTLFGTTFTQADISTNIDPSNSSVFQFS from the coding sequence ATGACAGCTTTCAACTTTAGTGAACAGAGCCTAGTCGGAAACAATTTTAACGGTCAAAACTTAAATGGCTCCAATTTTTTCAAAGCTACCCTTACAAATGTTCAATTCGTCAATACAGGGCTGCGAGGCACTAACTTTGAAGAAGCAAAGCTATTTAACGTAAATGCATCTGGTGCAATTTTTGCCCCTAATAATAACTTTTCTCAACCAGCTAATTTGTTCAAGGTGACATTAGAAAATGTCAATTTCAGTGGAGCCAATTTGAGACAGGCTAATCTGTCGCTGATTAACACGAAATTCATCAATCTATCAAACGCTAACCTGACTAATGCTAATTTGCGGGAAGCTAATCTCAGTGGTGAACAATCTGAGCGCCCCAACCTGAGAGGTGCTAACTTCACGGGAGCCGATTTATTTAAGGCGAAGCTAAAAGCCGCTGACTTTACAGGTGCAACGCTCGTGAATGCCAGCTTTCTAGAGGCTGAGTTGGATAGTACTATTTTGGTCAACGTCGATGCAACGGGGGCTGACTTTCGTCTGACAAACTTGACCGATTTTACCTTACAAAACTCTATTTTTGATCTGGCTAATTTCAGTGATCTCTCCATCAGTGATGTAGAACTACTAAATCCAACACAGTCAGGTAATGTTAAATTTCGTGGCGCGAATTTCAGCAACGTTTCCGCAGAAGATTTGATTTTAACTGGTGCTGATTTTAGTTCCTTCATAGATGCCAATGGCAATGTTACAGTAACAAACTTGAGTGGGGCTGACTTTGCTGATACTGATTTGAGTGGAGCTAACTTTACCCAAGCCAACGCAGAAGGTCTTTTTTTTAATGGACTTGCCGTTGGTGCAAATTTCACGGATGCCAACTTGAGGAACGCTAATCTGTCTAAAGGGGACTTTACCGATGCCATTTTCGTGGGAGCGGATCTTACTGGTGCGATCGCAGATGATGCAATTGGTCTAGATATTGGAGATGAATTTAACAACACCCTCACCGGAACCAGCAACAACGATAATCTCTTTGGCTTTGCTGGGAATGACACCTTAATTGGTAATGCAGGGAATGATTATCTAGACGGCGGTTTAGGCGCTGATTCTCTATTTGGTGGTGGCGGAAATGACACCTTGTTTGGTGGTGCTGGTGCTGACAATCTCACCGGTGGTGCAGGTAATGACTACCTCAATGGTGGCGCTGGCAATGACACACTTACTGGAGGGAATGGCAGTGATACCATTCGCTATAACTTGGGTGATGGTCAAGACCGAATCAACGAATTTGTAACAGGAGCAGGGGGAGATATCCTTTCTTTCGGTGGTATTGCTGCAATAGATGTGCGTATTGTCAACGGTAATAGTCAGTTCCGATTAGGAGATGGCATCGTGAACAATGCAAATTTTGGTACTGGACAGTTGTTATTCACCCTTTTTGGTACTACCTTTACCCAAGCTGACATTAGTACAAATATTGATCCAAGCAACAGTTCTGTCTTCCAGTTCTCGTAA